One Chitinophaga parva DNA segment encodes these proteins:
- the rnr gene encoding ribonuclease R — MSRNKNKKKNTNRGSHNHHQQRHHQQQHNNSSGQTYTGKLEITRSGMAFVIVEGVERDIMVRPHDLNTAQNGDEVTVKVVHQGKGRMEGVITQVNTRKKSEFTGTLQVSDNFAFLVSERNATLPDIYIPLSALKGGVNGDKALVKITSWGGESGKSRKPSGEVVEILDARNAGDMAMKEILLDNGFILNFPDEVMEETNKLPQEIPQEEVAKRKDFRKVTTFTIDPYDAKDFDDAISIRLLKTGNYEVGVHIADVSYYVRPGSALDAEAYKRATSVYLPDRVLPMLPEKISNELCSLRPHEDKLTFSAMFEMTADGKVKNKWIGRTVIHSDHRFTYEEVQEVIESGKGPHYRNEILLLNNMARQLRADRFRNGAINFSSTEVKFQLDPDGKPIGVILKESKEAHQLIEELMLLANRTVAEYVSSLRVNGQPVPFPYRVHDNPDEEKLKIFSVFALQFGYKFDMHTPETIAASFNKMLQLAHGRPEQHVLETMGIRTMAKASYTTSNIGHYGLGFEHYAHFTSPIRRYPDVLVHRVIQECLNNEVRPDPEMDAKCKHCSEMERKAMESERAGNKYKQVEYMQQFIGDTFAGVISGVSNFGFWVETVDTKCEGLVSIHSLTAKDDFRYNENEYALVGANTGIKFSIGDKVKIKVVAANLDKRQLDYDLDEPGYGRAPGDVMRTNVGRQQPQHKHKQKPKPLAAPQEQEAEAEAVEQQQEQGLSEAERERRRQRNRERKKKRRDKKREYKAQEGEQQEQAENQPQRPVSGKPLQGQAQPISGQEPAPKLSKNQKRKLREKARKQRAMEEARLAREAAAAAGTPAAPAPVEATPAPATKTKGKDKGKEKAAPVVATPAKKATKQAVKKAAPVEEEPVKKTAAKKATKAAEAPAKKTKATAAAPEKAAKEDLKKVKPKSKAIPAKQLKEAAKFEKAVAKTAKAATKAATTKAAKTEEKKAAAVATAKKLKAKTVATTAEKTAKAAPKKAEPAKRAAAKKVKEAPKKKVTKTTAAKKETPKKATAPAKKAVTAKKATKAAPKKAAAKTTAKAPAKKAAAKKAAVKAAKPASKAAAKKATAKPTAKAATKTTSRAKPKAAAKKAAKPAPKAAAKKAAVKKKK; from the coding sequence ATGTCAAGAAACAAGAACAAAAAAAAGAATACAAATCGGGGCAGTCATAACCATCACCAACAGCGTCATCATCAGCAGCAACACAATAATTCCTCGGGCCAGACCTACACTGGCAAGTTAGAAATTACCCGTTCCGGCATGGCCTTCGTGATCGTAGAAGGCGTGGAGCGCGATATTATGGTAAGACCCCATGATCTGAACACTGCGCAAAATGGCGATGAAGTAACCGTAAAGGTGGTCCACCAGGGCAAAGGCCGTATGGAAGGAGTGATCACCCAGGTGAACACCCGCAAGAAGAGCGAATTTACCGGCACCCTCCAGGTGAGTGACAACTTTGCTTTCCTCGTGTCTGAACGCAATGCAACGCTGCCCGATATTTATATTCCCCTCTCTGCGCTGAAAGGCGGTGTGAACGGGGATAAGGCCCTGGTAAAGATCACCAGCTGGGGCGGTGAGTCCGGCAAAAGCCGCAAGCCCTCCGGGGAAGTGGTAGAGATCCTGGACGCCCGCAACGCCGGTGATATGGCCATGAAAGAGATCCTGCTGGACAATGGCTTTATCCTCAACTTCCCCGATGAAGTGATGGAAGAAACCAACAAACTGCCCCAGGAAATACCCCAGGAAGAAGTAGCCAAACGTAAAGATTTCCGCAAGGTAACCACCTTCACCATAGACCCTTACGACGCCAAAGACTTTGATGACGCCATTTCCATCCGCCTCCTCAAAACAGGTAACTATGAAGTAGGCGTGCACATTGCAGATGTAAGCTATTATGTGCGCCCCGGCTCCGCCCTGGACGCAGAAGCCTACAAACGCGCTACCAGCGTGTATTTGCCGGATCGCGTGCTACCCATGCTGCCGGAAAAGATCTCCAACGAGCTTTGCTCCCTGCGCCCGCATGAAGATAAGCTCACTTTCTCCGCCATGTTTGAAATGACGGCAGACGGGAAAGTGAAGAACAAATGGATAGGCCGCACCGTGATCCACTCCGACCACCGCTTCACCTACGAAGAAGTGCAGGAAGTCATTGAATCCGGCAAAGGCCCCCATTATCGCAATGAGATCCTGCTGCTCAATAACATGGCCCGCCAGCTGCGGGCAGATCGCTTCCGCAATGGCGCCATCAACTTCTCATCCACGGAAGTGAAATTCCAGCTGGACCCTGACGGCAAGCCCATTGGCGTAATACTGAAAGAAAGTAAGGAAGCCCACCAGCTCATTGAAGAACTCATGCTGCTGGCCAACCGCACCGTGGCAGAATACGTAAGCAGCCTGCGGGTGAATGGCCAGCCCGTGCCCTTCCCATACCGCGTGCATGATAACCCGGATGAAGAGAAACTGAAGATATTCTCCGTGTTCGCCCTGCAGTTTGGCTATAAATTCGATATGCATACACCGGAGACCATTGCCGCCTCCTTCAATAAAATGCTGCAACTGGCGCATGGCCGCCCCGAGCAGCACGTGCTGGAAACCATGGGCATCCGCACCATGGCCAAAGCATCTTACACGACGTCAAACATTGGCCACTATGGCCTGGGCTTTGAACATTACGCCCACTTCACATCACCCATCCGCCGCTATCCGGACGTGCTGGTGCACCGCGTGATCCAGGAATGCCTGAACAACGAAGTGCGCCCCGACCCTGAAATGGATGCCAAGTGCAAACACTGCTCTGAAATGGAACGCAAGGCCATGGAAAGTGAGCGCGCCGGCAACAAATACAAGCAGGTGGAATACATGCAGCAGTTCATTGGCGATACTTTTGCCGGCGTGATCAGCGGCGTGAGCAACTTCGGTTTCTGGGTAGAGACCGTAGATACCAAGTGCGAAGGCCTGGTAAGCATCCACAGCCTCACCGCCAAGGACGATTTCCGCTACAACGAAAATGAATACGCCCTGGTGGGTGCTAATACCGGCATCAAATTCTCCATCGGTGATAAAGTAAAGATCAAGGTAGTAGCCGCTAACCTGGATAAACGCCAGCTGGACTACGACCTGGACGAACCTGGCTATGGCCGCGCCCCCGGCGATGTAATGCGCACCAACGTAGGCCGCCAGCAACCGCAGCACAAGCACAAACAAAAGCCCAAGCCACTGGCCGCTCCCCAGGAACAGGAAGCAGAAGCGGAAGCAGTGGAGCAACAGCAGGAGCAGGGCCTCAGCGAAGCTGAACGCGAACGCCGCCGCCAGCGCAACCGCGAACGGAAGAAAAAGCGCCGTGATAAAAAACGCGAGTATAAAGCCCAGGAAGGCGAGCAACAGGAACAAGCCGAAAACCAGCCACAGCGCCCCGTTTCCGGCAAACCGTTGCAGGGCCAGGCACAACCCATCAGCGGCCAGGAGCCAGCGCCCAAGCTGTCCAAGAATCAAAAGCGCAAGCTGCGTGAAAAGGCCCGTAAACAACGCGCCATGGAAGAAGCACGCCTGGCCAGGGAAGCCGCAGCCGCTGCTGGTACTCCTGCTGCACCAGCACCCGTGGAAGCCACACCCGCACCAGCCACTAAGACCAAAGGCAAGGACAAGGGTAAGGAAAAAGCAGCACCGGTAGTAGCCACACCAGCTAAGAAAGCCACCAAACAGGCCGTTAAAAAAGCCGCCCCCGTGGAAGAAGAACCGGTGAAGAAAACTGCCGCTAAAAAGGCTACCAAAGCCGCAGAAGCCCCGGCTAAGAAAACCAAGGCCACAGCAGCCGCACCGGAAAAAGCCGCGAAAGAGGACCTGAAAAAGGTAAAACCAAAATCCAAAGCTATTCCGGCCAAGCAACTGAAAGAAGCAGCCAAATTTGAAAAGGCCGTGGCAAAAACGGCTAAAGCAGCCACCAAAGCCGCTACCACCAAAGCTGCCAAAACAGAAGAGAAAAAAGCAGCAGCCGTTGCTACCGCTAAAAAGCTGAAAGCCAAAACAGTAGCCACCACTGCGGAAAAAACTGCCAAAGCCGCTCCGAAAAAAGCCGAACCGGCCAAAAGAGCCGCTGCGAAAAAGGTGAAAGAAGCGCCAAAGAAAAAGGTAACCAAAACCACCGCCGCTAAAAAGGAAACGCCGAAGAAAGCTACCGCACCGGCCAAGAAAGCCGTAACTGCGAAAAAGGCCACCAAAGCCGCTCCGAAAAAAGCCGCAGCCAAAACCACGGCCAAGGCCCCCGCTAAAAAAGCGGCCGCCAAAAAAGCTGCTGTAAAGGCCGCGAAACCCGCTTCCAAAGCAGCCGCAAAGAAAGCTACTGCCAAGCCAACAGCCAAAGCCGCCACAAAAACAACCTCCAGGGCCAAGCCCAAAGCAGCTGCCAAGAAAGCCGCGAAACCCGCGCCTAAAGCCGCCGCCAAAAAAGCAGCCGTGAAGAAAAAGAAATAA
- the lpxK gene encoding tetraacyldisaccharide 4'-kinase, with amino-acid sequence MNVLRYLKFLLYPFSLLYGLIMWLRNRLYDSKVLTAVEFSLPVIAVGNLSMGGTGKSPHVEYLIRLLKDVYRVATLSRGYQRRTRGYVLAGARSTANDIGDEPMQFHRKFPDITVCVGEERMLAIPQLVSDVPDTQVILLDDAFQHRSVKPGLNILLTDYSRRFTKDHVVPFGYLREGRKGYLRANVIIVSKCPPDLGKEEMDAIRREIAPQPGQQLYFTALQYGQLYDLFTAEPFDPGQYDAVLVVAGIARPEPLLRHLQQSFKKVFLLPFADHYYYGPADVAKIRKELDDLPGARKLVITTEKDAVRLHLLQQEIEAAGLTIAVMPIEISFLDQAGDSFNNYIFDYIANTLISASAEQNA; translated from the coding sequence ATGAACGTGCTCAGATATTTGAAGTTCCTGCTGTACCCCTTTTCTTTGCTGTATGGCCTTATCATGTGGCTGCGCAACCGCTTATACGACTCCAAAGTGCTTACGGCCGTGGAGTTTAGCCTGCCAGTGATCGCCGTAGGCAACTTATCAATGGGGGGCACCGGCAAGAGCCCGCATGTAGAGTACCTCATCCGGCTGCTGAAAGACGTATACCGGGTGGCCACGCTGAGCCGCGGCTACCAGCGCCGCACCAGGGGCTACGTGCTGGCAGGTGCCCGCAGCACGGCCAATGACATCGGGGATGAGCCCATGCAGTTCCACCGCAAATTCCCCGACATTACGGTGTGTGTAGGCGAGGAGCGCATGCTGGCCATTCCGCAGTTGGTGAGCGATGTACCCGATACCCAGGTGATCCTGCTGGACGATGCTTTCCAGCACCGCTCGGTGAAACCGGGGCTCAACATCCTCCTGACCGATTACAGCCGCCGCTTCACGAAAGACCACGTGGTGCCCTTTGGTTACCTGAGAGAAGGCCGGAAAGGTTACCTCCGGGCCAATGTGATCATCGTGAGCAAATGCCCGCCAGACCTGGGTAAGGAAGAAATGGACGCCATCCGCCGGGAGATTGCGCCCCAGCCCGGTCAGCAATTGTACTTCACGGCCCTGCAGTACGGCCAGTTGTATGATCTTTTTACCGCAGAGCCCTTTGACCCGGGGCAATACGATGCGGTACTGGTGGTGGCCGGCATAGCCCGCCCGGAGCCGTTGCTGCGGCATCTACAGCAATCGTTCAAAAAGGTGTTCCTCCTGCCTTTTGCCGATCATTATTATTACGGACCTGCAGACGTGGCAAAGATCCGGAAAGAGCTGGACGACCTGCCCGGTGCACGCAAACTGGTGATCACGACCGAGAAAGACGCCGTGCGCCTGCACCTGCTGCAGCAGGAGATTGAAGCAGCAGGGCTCACCATCGCGGTGATGCCCATAGAAATTTCCTTCCTGGATCAGGCGGGAGATTCATTTAATAATTATATTTTTGATTATATAGCAAATACGCTGATCTCGGCCTCGGCGGAACAGAATGCTTAA
- a CDS encoding 5-formyltetrahydrofolate cyclo-ligase yields the protein MPTKKDLRITYLEKRLNLPATAAATANAAILQHCMDLDYSSMRYVHLFLPIDAKKEVDTRPLAQWLREAHPQVNLVLSSTDMQTSQMLHYLWDAHTVLTTHRYGMTEPAGGTLVAPSSIDLVFVPLLAFDLRGHRAGYGKGMYDRFLQQCRPDVLTVGLSQFDPVPAIDDAGPWDVRLKMAITPQAIYDFKS from the coding sequence ATGCCTACTAAAAAAGACCTGCGCATCACTTACCTGGAAAAGCGGCTCAATCTCCCCGCTACGGCTGCTGCCACTGCCAATGCCGCTATCCTGCAACACTGCATGGACCTCGATTACAGCAGCATGCGCTATGTGCACCTGTTCCTGCCCATTGATGCAAAAAAAGAGGTGGACACCCGGCCCCTGGCCCAATGGTTGCGGGAGGCCCATCCGCAGGTTAATTTAGTTTTATCTAGCACAGACATGCAAACCAGTCAAATGCTGCATTATCTTTGGGATGCGCATACCGTGCTGACCACCCATCGCTACGGTATGACGGAACCCGCGGGAGGCACGCTGGTGGCGCCTTCCAGCATAGACCTGGTATTTGTGCCCCTGCTGGCGTTTGACCTCCGGGGCCACCGGGCCGGCTACGGTAAGGGCATGTATGACCGTTTTTTGCAGCAATGCCGCCCGGATGTACTGACCGTTGGCCTCAGCCAGTTTGACCCGGTGCCGGCCATCGATGATGCCGGTCCCTGGGATGTACGGCTGAAGATGGCCATCACGCCGCAGGCGATTTATGATTTTAAAAGCTAA
- the bioD gene encoding dethiobiotin synthase: MNSIFITGIGTGVGKTITAACVTEALQADYWKPVQTGLMEGTDRDTVKALISNNFTICHPELYKLKAPASPHLAARMEGVTIQLRPIVEQARKHQPVVRPLVIEGAGGILVPLNEDQFMLDMVLQLQARVIIVAQNYLGSINHALLTAEILRAKGAPVMGWIFNGPENSNENDIVRWSRYPKLGRIPFADHIDKAFVKAQTFNFG, translated from the coding sequence ATGAACAGCATTTTTATCACAGGGATAGGTACCGGTGTGGGAAAGACCATTACTGCCGCCTGCGTTACCGAAGCCCTGCAGGCCGACTACTGGAAGCCCGTGCAGACCGGCCTGATGGAAGGTACCGACCGCGATACCGTGAAAGCGTTGATCAGCAACAATTTTACGATCTGCCACCCGGAGCTGTACAAGCTCAAAGCGCCCGCCAGTCCGCACCTGGCAGCCCGCATGGAAGGTGTCACCATCCAGTTGCGCCCCATCGTGGAGCAGGCCAGAAAGCACCAGCCCGTGGTACGTCCCCTGGTGATAGAAGGCGCCGGCGGCATCCTGGTACCACTTAATGAAGACCAGTTCATGCTGGACATGGTATTGCAACTGCAGGCGCGCGTGATCATTGTGGCCCAGAACTACCTGGGGAGCATTAACCACGCTTTGCTGACCGCGGAGATCCTGCGGGCAAAAGGCGCTCCGGTGATGGGTTGGATCTTTAACGGCCCGGAAAACAGCAACGAAAACGACATTGTGCGCTGGAGCAGGTACCCCAAACTGGGGCGCATCCCGTTTGCAGACCACATAGACAAAGCTTTTGTAAAAGCGCAGACGTTTAATTTCGGATAA
- a CDS encoding pyridoxal-phosphate dependent enzyme, giving the protein MKICNNILDTIGNTPMVKLNKITAALPCTVLAKVEFFNPGNSIKDRMAIKMVEVAEADGRLKPGGTIIEGTSGNTGMGLALAAVIKGYKCIFTTTDKQSKEKMDILKALGAEVIVCPTNVEPEDPRSYYSVSKRLAKEVPNSWYVNQYDNLANRDAHYEQTGPEIWEQTDGKITHLVVATGTGGTITGTGKYLKEKNPDIKVWAIDSYGSLLKKYFETGELDMSEVYPYITEGIGEDFVPENYDMDVIDQFEKVTDKDGAVMARRIAKEEGIFVGYSAGSALAGLMQLKSQLKPADVVVVIFHDHGSRYVGKVYNDQWMMERGFLDVKTVKDVVGARAGKPLVTIRPDEKVSDAIAKMKKFDIEHIPVLQNGDVIGSVSENGLFLRLIDDANIKEAAVKTVMQPAFPLVGMDTPIEKLSSYINKENGAVLTKDDSGNYHIVTKYDIIQALGS; this is encoded by the coding sequence ATGAAAATTTGCAACAACATCCTTGATACCATTGGCAATACCCCGATGGTAAAGCTGAATAAGATCACGGCAGCCCTGCCCTGCACGGTGCTGGCCAAGGTGGAATTCTTTAACCCCGGTAATTCTATTAAAGACCGCATGGCCATTAAAATGGTGGAAGTGGCAGAAGCAGACGGGCGCCTGAAACCCGGCGGCACCATCATTGAAGGCACTTCCGGCAATACCGGCATGGGGCTGGCCCTGGCAGCGGTGATCAAAGGTTACAAATGCATTTTTACCACCACAGATAAGCAGTCCAAGGAAAAGATGGACATCCTCAAAGCGCTGGGCGCAGAGGTGATCGTGTGCCCCACCAACGTGGAGCCGGAAGATCCCCGCTCCTACTACTCCGTGAGCAAGCGCCTGGCCAAAGAAGTGCCCAATTCCTGGTACGTGAATCAATATGATAACCTGGCCAACCGCGATGCGCACTATGAGCAAACGGGCCCCGAGATCTGGGAACAAACGGATGGAAAGATCACCCACCTGGTAGTGGCCACCGGCACCGGAGGCACCATTACCGGCACCGGCAAATACCTGAAGGAAAAAAATCCGGATATTAAAGTGTGGGCCATAGACAGCTACGGCTCCCTGCTGAAAAAATACTTTGAAACCGGTGAGCTGGATATGAGTGAAGTATACCCTTACATTACGGAAGGCATTGGGGAAGACTTTGTACCGGAGAACTATGACATGGACGTGATAGACCAGTTTGAAAAGGTGACGGATAAAGACGGCGCCGTGATGGCGCGCCGCATTGCCAAGGAAGAAGGCATCTTTGTGGGTTACTCCGCCGGATCCGCCCTGGCAGGCCTTATGCAGCTGAAAAGCCAGTTGAAGCCTGCTGATGTAGTGGTAGTGATCTTCCATGACCACGGCAGCCGCTATGTAGGCAAAGTATACAACGACCAGTGGATGATGGAACGGGGTTTCCTGGATGTAAAGACCGTGAAAGATGTAGTAGGCGCCCGCGCCGGCAAGCCCCTGGTGACCATCAGACCGGATGAAAAAGTGAGCGACGCCATCGCCAAAATGAAGAAGTTCGACATTGAACATATTCCCGTGCTGCAAAACGGCGATGTGATAGGTTCCGTATCTGAAAACGGCTTGTTCCTGCGCCTCATTGACGACGCCAACATTAAAGAGGCTGCCGTGAAAACCGTGATGCAGCCTGCATTTCCGCTGGTAGGGATGGATACGCCCATTGAGAAATTATCTTCCTACATCAACAAAGAAAATGGTGCGGTACTTACGAAGGATGACAGTGGTAACTATCACATTGTAACGAAGTATGATATTATACAGGCGTTAGGAAGTTAA
- a CDS encoding helical backbone metal receptor yields the protein MKIFTDQLQRTVRLGFPPRRIVSLVPSQTELLHALGLEAEVVGITKFCIHPAAWFRSKTRVGGTRQLNIETIRQLQPDLVIANKEENEQVQIEALEKEFLVWVSDIQTLPDAGDMMLRVGALTGRAEKAQEIVNEIMQRFAQLAVAVAGTKRRRVAYFIWRNPWMVAASNTFIDCILDQYGFTNVFAKESRYPVFTTEQLRKVDCDLVLLSSEPYPFGEKHMAEMHDIFPGAIIKLVDGEMFSWYGSHLLQTPGYWGQVAG from the coding sequence ATGAAAATATTCACCGATCAATTACAACGCACTGTGCGCCTGGGTTTCCCGCCAAGGCGCATTGTTTCTTTGGTGCCATCGCAAACGGAGCTGCTGCATGCACTGGGCCTGGAAGCGGAAGTGGTAGGCATTACTAAGTTCTGCATCCACCCGGCGGCGTGGTTCCGTAGCAAGACCCGGGTGGGTGGCACCAGGCAGCTGAATATAGAGACCATCCGCCAGTTGCAACCGGACCTGGTCATTGCCAACAAGGAGGAGAATGAGCAGGTACAGATTGAAGCACTGGAAAAGGAATTCCTTGTGTGGGTGAGCGATATACAAACCTTGCCGGATGCGGGTGATATGATGCTGCGGGTGGGCGCGCTCACCGGCCGCGCGGAAAAAGCACAGGAGATCGTGAACGAAATTATGCAGCGCTTTGCGCAGCTGGCAGTAGCTGTGGCAGGCACCAAACGCAGGCGGGTGGCTTACTTCATCTGGCGTAACCCCTGGATGGTAGCGGCTTCGAACACGTTCATTGATTGCATACTGGACCAGTATGGGTTTACAAATGTATTTGCAAAAGAAAGCCGCTATCCTGTTTTTACCACGGAGCAGCTGCGCAAGGTAGATTGCGACCTGGTACTGCTTTCATCGGAGCCTTATCCATTTGGGGAGAAACATATGGCAGAGATGCACGATATATTTCCCGGCGCCATCATCAAGCTGGTGGATGGGGAAATGTTTTCCTGGTATGGCAGTCATTTGTTGCAAACGCCCGGCTATTGGGGCCAGGTGGCAGGATAA
- a CDS encoding DUF1634 domain-containing protein: MEKKNRSWKDTDVEQLVGQLLRYGVLTACLVAFIGGVCYLMMKGNLPVPAYNVFKGETNGYTTYSGIFHGAVTGSSPEIIQLGALLLIATPILRVAFSLVGFVLEKDKLYIGITLLVLLVMMTSIFGGLKG; the protein is encoded by the coding sequence ATGGAAAAGAAAAACCGCAGCTGGAAAGATACGGATGTAGAACAACTGGTGGGGCAACTGCTGCGCTATGGCGTACTCACGGCCTGCCTTGTAGCTTTTATCGGCGGGGTTTGTTATCTTATGATGAAAGGTAATTTACCGGTGCCCGCCTACAATGTCTTTAAAGGGGAAACCAATGGCTACACCACCTACAGCGGCATTTTCCACGGGGCAGTGACCGGCAGTTCCCCGGAGATCATCCAGTTAGGCGCACTGTTGCTCATTGCTACGCCCATTCTCCGCGTGGCATTTTCACTCGTGGGCTTTGTTTTGGAAAAGGACAAGCTGTATATCGGCATTACGTTGCTGGTATTGCTGGTAATGATGACCAGCATTTTCGGTGGGCTGAAGGGATAA
- a CDS encoding sulfite exporter TauE/SafE family protein: MTILTFSLILLAGAYLAGLLGSLTGLGGGVVVIPLLTLAFGVDIRYAIGAALLASIATSSGSASAYVKEGITNMRLGMFLEIATTIGAVLGALIAVYTPTNTIAILFGIVLIFSAIMTLRKKNEQALTTGSKWAGILKLNNTYPTDHGEVAYQLKNVGAGFSIMTLAGIISGLLGIGSGALKVLAMDTAMRIPFKVSTTTSNFMIGVTAAASAVVYLQRGYVDPGLAFPVMLGVLAGAFTGSKLLMRMNTRALRLIFCVAITFVAIEMIYNGYQHKF; encoded by the coding sequence ATGACAATACTCACCTTCAGTCTCATTCTCCTGGCTGGCGCTTACCTGGCCGGTTTGCTCGGCTCCCTTACCGGGCTGGGTGGCGGCGTGGTGGTCATTCCACTGCTTACCCTGGCCTTTGGCGTGGACATCCGCTACGCCATCGGGGCAGCGCTGCTCGCCTCCATTGCCACTTCCAGCGGGTCTGCCAGTGCATATGTAAAGGAAGGCATTACCAACATGCGGCTGGGTATGTTCCTGGAAATAGCCACTACCATAGGCGCCGTGCTGGGTGCGCTGATAGCCGTGTATACCCCTACCAACACCATTGCCATTCTTTTTGGTATAGTGCTGATCTTTTCCGCCATCATGACGTTAAGAAAAAAGAACGAGCAGGCACTCACCACCGGCAGTAAGTGGGCGGGCATCCTCAAACTTAATAACACATACCCAACAGACCACGGAGAAGTGGCCTACCAGTTGAAGAACGTAGGCGCCGGCTTTTCCATCATGACGCTGGCCGGCATTATCTCAGGCCTGCTGGGCATTGGCTCCGGCGCATTAAAAGTACTGGCTATGGACACGGCCATGCGCATCCCATTCAAAGTGAGCACTACCACCAGTAATTTTATGATCGGCGTCACCGCAGCGGCAAGCGCGGTGGTGTACCTGCAACGTGGGTACGTGGACCCCGGGCTCGCATTTCCGGTAATGCTCGGTGTATTGGCCGGTGCTTTCACCGGTTCCAAACTGCTGATGCGCATGAACACCAGGGCGCTGCGCCTCATCTTTTGCGTAGCCATCACCTTTGTAGCCATAGAGATGATCTATAACGGCTACCAGCACAAGTTTTAA
- a CDS encoding DUF1877 family protein, whose product MSEVRTLYALPAKAFQALSGPGADPSKGAVAHARFQGSADALLFLLDKILISDEDTEILVNAIFYPDAFIGEAQDIDFSNWNAAHFEALGDAIEEGLHYQSPDVVAQIRDLLHTLDEVQVEDAYDAEELNENDIYPGEWTDDLKEGKLYNMLHLVNDFLVLKELMEKAYKHDCYIVCQ is encoded by the coding sequence ATGAGCGAAGTAAGAACCCTGTATGCCTTGCCAGCCAAGGCTTTCCAGGCCCTCAGCGGCCCCGGTGCCGATCCGTCCAAAGGCGCTGTTGCACATGCCCGTTTCCAGGGCAGTGCAGATGCATTACTGTTCCTGCTGGACAAAATACTGATCAGTGATGAGGATACGGAGATCCTGGTGAATGCTATTTTTTATCCCGATGCTTTCATCGGTGAAGCGCAGGACATTGATTTCAGCAACTGGAATGCAGCCCACTTTGAAGCACTGGGCGATGCCATTGAAGAAGGCCTGCACTATCAATCACCGGATGTAGTAGCGCAGATCCGCGACCTGCTGCATACACTGGATGAAGTGCAGGTGGAGGATGCATATGATGCGGAGGAACTTAATGAGAATGATATTTACCCCGGCGAGTGGACAGATGACCTGAAGGAAGGGAAGCTGTATAACATGCTGCACCTGGTTAATGATTTCCTGGTGTTAAAAGAGCTGATGGAAAAAGCGTATAAGCATGACTGTTATATAGTGTGCCAATGA